In Paenibacillus sonchi, a single genomic region encodes these proteins:
- a CDS encoding BlaI/MecI/CopY family transcriptional regulator, translated as MNPAEKISDAELEVLKVLWANSTPLSERQIIDALNDDNNWHRATIQTLLRRLCDKGVVEKVKQEIFYYSARVTEDEYARERTSDLLNKVYGGSAKNLVSAMLGSNILSEKDIEDLGDYWKKRKTEK; from the coding sequence ATGAACCCTGCCGAGAAAATTTCTGATGCAGAGCTGGAAGTTCTCAAAGTACTATGGGCAAACAGTACCCCATTGTCAGAACGGCAAATTATTGATGCTCTAAACGATGACAACAACTGGCATAGAGCCACTATACAGACTTTGCTAAGACGGCTGTGTGACAAGGGTGTTGTAGAGAAAGTTAAGCAAGAAATCTTTTATTATTCCGCGCGAGTTACGGAAGATGAATATGCGAGAGAGAGAACTAGCGATTTATTAAACAAAGTGTATGGCGGAAGTGCCAAAAACCTCGTTTCCGCGATGCTGGGCAGCAATATTTTATCTGAAAAGGATATAGAAGACTTGGGGGATTACTGGAAGAAAAGGAAAACCGAAAAATGA
- a CDS encoding M56 family metallopeptidase, whose translation MNVVLITILSLSLSGSILALIMLGIKPFVKKRLSQTWQYYIWLVVIFRFLLPFTPEVTLIGGLSAHFQNMAVMSAEMDEKKPVEGNGANLADQSADPLPVTNQVLQNTGTETSTKPTYWSDILNNLWVIWLAAALILLLRKVRSYRRFIRFVRLGTNKVADQALLNIYEEELEAARIRRKIPLYIHAQVVSPMLIGFFRPAIILPALELHDDELRQIIRHELTHYRRSDAIYKWLIQFMICIHWFNPLVYRIRKEIDRCCELSCDESVIHNLDFDSRIGYGDALIASLNTHGKRGNCEISLPMGDNAKLIKERLEMLMNYKKKSRLSVCAAVLLSILFLCSFTFVGAYASSPSETQKVKNIQLHVDDANVKVKFSENGQFRYEYDKAMHRITSKVTGSNVEIKVEQLKAPQGASIPEGLTDMINIYIPDKSYNNITVDDNASGVSLPELNANLHLTNNNGSMSIQIPESFNKVIDFAHTNGSGSVSIDAKAKNYAVNVTAKDSSVSTSPGLPAFTNGKPWRYKNGNGAAKININVKKSSFTILLKEK comes from the coding sequence ATGAATGTTGTGTTGATCACCATTCTTTCTCTCTCCCTCTCCGGTTCGATCCTTGCGCTTATTATGTTAGGCATCAAACCCTTTGTCAAAAAGAGACTAAGCCAGACATGGCAATATTATATTTGGCTGGTCGTGATTTTCCGCTTCCTGCTCCCTTTCACACCAGAGGTTACTTTGATCGGCGGGCTTTCAGCTCATTTTCAGAATATGGCGGTTATGTCAGCTGAAATGGATGAAAAGAAGCCCGTTGAAGGAAATGGAGCCAATCTAGCCGATCAATCTGCTGATCCTTTGCCAGTTACAAATCAGGTATTGCAGAATACCGGAACGGAAACATCTACGAAGCCTACATATTGGAGCGATATTTTAAATAACTTATGGGTGATCTGGCTCGCTGCAGCGCTTATTCTCTTGTTGCGCAAAGTTAGGAGCTATCGCCGATTTATACGATTTGTAAGATTAGGAACTAATAAAGTGGCCGATCAGGCACTTTTGAACATTTATGAAGAAGAACTGGAAGCGGCAAGGATACGAAGAAAAATACCCCTTTATATCCATGCGCAAGTTGTTTCCCCCATGCTGATCGGATTTTTCCGGCCGGCCATCATTCTTCCTGCTCTGGAGCTTCATGATGACGAGCTGCGGCAGATTATCCGGCATGAGCTGACGCATTATAGGCGGTCGGATGCCATATATAAATGGTTAATTCAATTCATGATTTGCATCCACTGGTTTAACCCGCTGGTGTATAGGATAAGAAAAGAAATTGACCGGTGCTGCGAGCTGTCATGTGACGAAAGCGTTATTCACAATCTGGATTTTGACAGTCGCATAGGATATGGTGATGCACTTATTGCTTCTCTGAACACACACGGAAAACGCGGAAATTGTGAGATCTCTCTTCCTATGGGGGACAATGCCAAGCTAATAAAAGAAAGGCTGGAGATGTTGATGAATTACAAGAAGAAGTCGCGATTATCTGTTTGCGCCGCTGTCCTGCTGTCGATCCTGTTTCTTTGCAGCTTTACTTTCGTGGGAGCTTATGCAAGTTCACCATCTGAAACACAGAAGGTTAAAAATATACAATTACATGTCGATGATGCTAATGTTAAGGTAAAGTTTTCTGAAAACGGCCAGTTTCGGTACGAATACGATAAGGCGATGCACCGCATTACCTCAAAGGTTACGGGTTCAAATGTGGAGATTAAAGTTGAGCAGTTAAAGGCTCCTCAAGGGGCATCCATTCCTGAAGGGCTCACAGATATGATCAATATTTATATACCTGACAAGTCTTACAATAATATTACGGTAGATGACAATGCTTCGGGTGTGTCCCTGCCGGAATTAAATGCAAATCTTCACCTGACAAATAACAATGGCTCTATGAGCATTCAAATTCCGGAGAGCTTTAATAAAGTAATCGATTTCGCGCACACTAACGGTTCCGGCTCAGTGAGCATTGACGCAAAAGCCAAAAACTATGCGGTAAACGTAACCGCAAAGGATAGTTCTGTCTCCACTTCCCCCGGTTTGCCGGCATTTACTAATGGTAAACCATGGCGATACAAAAACGGCAATGGTGCCGCCAAAATCAATATTAACGTGAAAAAAAGCTCCTTTACGATTTTGCTGAAAGAAAAATAA
- a CDS encoding GyrI-like domain-containing protein yields the protein MAEYTLEQKDSFTVIGLGTELKSDYTDFVGINKEKTDFWQTVSQDGRLEQLKSISTNDYVFAVSEAVNGKMMYYAGVMTEAAAPEEARVIQFPKGEYLVVKGEAQTADELNNRLAGVAFGQALGEAKNVAYVGGPNTTVEMGHRNGLVYGEMWIPVVRK from the coding sequence ATGGCAGAGTATACCTTGGAGCAAAAAGACAGCTTTACCGTTATAGGTTTAGGAACTGAGCTTAAGAGCGATTATACAGACTTCGTTGGCATCAACAAGGAAAAGACAGATTTTTGGCAGACCGTAAGCCAAGATGGAAGGCTTGAGCAATTAAAATCCATATCCACCAATGACTACGTATTTGCTGTGAGCGAAGCGGTGAACGGCAAAATGATGTATTATGCCGGCGTCATGACCGAGGCAGCGGCACCGGAAGAGGCCAGAGTAATTCAATTTCCAAAGGGAGAATACCTGGTTGTTAAAGGGGAAGCGCAGACAGCCGATGAATTAAATAATAGGCTTGCAGGCGTTGCCTTTGGACAAGCCTTGGGGGAAGCAAAGAATGTTGCCTATGTCGGGGGCCCTAACACAACGGTTGAGATGGGACATCGCAACGGCTTGGTTTATGGGGAAATGTGGATTCCTGTTGTAAGGAAATAA
- a CDS encoding helix-turn-helix transcriptional regulator, whose protein sequence is MKKVERINVIMRYINNRAHFTISEIMQEFNISRSTAIRDIREIEALGMPLDAEVGRDGGYFVMRNSVLPEVRFTGNEVKALFIAFMATRNQQLPYLKSRQSLAEKLLGLISENQQDDLFHLNQILLFEGTNPNNPDLLDLSDLPHPMLEQLIQILLVDSYLLITIEEKKEIKSIPIYLLHLYREKSLWLIEGFDLQEEKKQIYPVDHLTNVIPYPSKKRLSKKKIQEKLSKQEEVINLILELGPEAIAQFKKYHPIHVSISYTNPYQTTAILRTCINVDKPKEVAEITNWLLFLGGDIRVREVPEEILEGLQGRIRLYCP, encoded by the coding sequence ATGAAAAAAGTTGAACGGATAAACGTCATTATGCGGTATATCAACAATCGTGCCCATTTTACCATTTCTGAAATTATGCAGGAGTTCAACATCTCCCGTTCTACAGCTATTAGGGATATCCGGGAAATTGAGGCCTTGGGGATGCCGCTTGACGCTGAAGTTGGAAGGGATGGCGGATATTTTGTCATGCGCAACTCTGTCCTTCCCGAAGTCCGCTTTACCGGCAATGAGGTCAAAGCCCTTTTTATTGCGTTTATGGCGACAAGAAATCAGCAGCTCCCCTATCTGAAAAGCCGCCAGTCTTTAGCGGAAAAATTACTGGGCCTCATCTCCGAAAACCAGCAAGATGACCTATTTCATTTGAATCAAATCCTGCTTTTTGAAGGGACCAATCCGAACAATCCCGACCTGCTTGATCTTTCAGACCTCCCCCATCCTATGTTAGAACAGCTGATCCAAATCCTTCTTGTGGACAGCTATCTATTAATCACCATCGAAGAAAAGAAGGAGATCAAGTCTATTCCCATTTATCTCTTGCACCTTTATCGTGAAAAAAGCCTCTGGCTGATTGAAGGCTTTGACTTACAGGAAGAAAAGAAACAGATCTATCCTGTCGACCATCTCACTAATGTCATCCCCTACCCGTCGAAAAAAAGATTAAGCAAGAAAAAGATTCAAGAAAAGCTAAGCAAGCAGGAAGAAGTCATCAACCTTATCCTTGAGCTTGGTCCAGAGGCGATTGCCCAATTCAAAAAATACCATCCTATACATGTCTCAATTTCCTATACAAATCCTTACCAGACCACAGCCATTCTAAGGACTTGTATCAATGTTGATAAGCCCAAAGAAGTGGCTGAGATCACAAATTGGCTGCTGTTCCTGGGCGGGGATATCCGGGTTAGGGAAGTGCCGGAAGAAATCTTAGAAGGGTTACAAGGGAGAATACGCTTATACTGCCCTTAA
- a CDS encoding NAD(P)-dependent alcohol dehydrogenase, translating into MITVNARATFSPEGPFKLTTIERRELQPHDVLIEIKYAGICHSDIHTARGEWGPVNYPLVPGHEIAGIVSQVGPEVTKYVVGDRVGVGCMVDSCGECANCHKGEEQYCLHGMTGTYAAIDRYGQYTQGGYSTHIVVTEDFVVRIPDGIELDAAAPLLCAGITTYSPLRHWGAGPGKKVAVVGLGGLGHMALKLAHAMGAEVTVLSQTLKKKEEALELGADYYYASSDPETFKQLAGSFDLIINTVSAKIDINAYLSLLTLDGTLVNVGAPAEPLPVNAMSLIGHRRSFAGSMIGGIRETQEMLDFCAEHHIAPEIEIIHANQIDEAWERVLASDVRYRFVIDISTMGNE; encoded by the coding sequence ATGATTACTGTTAATGCACGTGCTACATTTAGCCCGGAAGGTCCGTTCAAACTCACCACCATAGAGCGGAGAGAGCTTCAGCCTCATGATGTCCTCATTGAGATTAAGTATGCCGGGATTTGCCATTCTGACATTCACACAGCCCGCGGCGAGTGGGGACCGGTTAACTATCCGCTTGTTCCAGGGCACGAGATTGCCGGAATTGTCTCTCAGGTCGGCCCGGAAGTCACAAAGTATGTGGTTGGCGACCGGGTAGGGGTAGGCTGCATGGTCGACTCCTGCGGAGAATGTGCTAATTGCCATAAGGGCGAAGAACAGTATTGTCTGCATGGGATGACGGGTACTTATGCAGCCATAGACAGATATGGCCAATATACACAAGGAGGTTATTCCACCCATATCGTCGTAACCGAAGATTTCGTGGTCCGCATTCCAGACGGCATTGAGCTGGATGCTGCAGCTCCGCTGCTCTGTGCCGGCATCACGACATACTCGCCGCTTCGCCATTGGGGAGCAGGTCCAGGGAAGAAGGTCGCTGTTGTTGGACTTGGCGGGCTTGGACATATGGCCCTGAAGCTTGCTCATGCTATGGGGGCTGAAGTTACGGTTTTATCGCAGACATTGAAGAAAAAAGAAGAGGCTCTGGAGCTGGGTGCAGATTATTATTATGCTTCAAGCGACCCGGAAACGTTTAAACAGCTGGCTGGCTCGTTTGACCTCATTATCAATACAGTGAGCGCAAAGATTGATATCAATGCTTACCTGTCGCTGCTGACGTTGGATGGGACGCTGGTCAATGTTGGAGCGCCGGCAGAACCATTGCCGGTCAACGCAATGTCACTTATCGGTCACCGCCGGTCGTTTGCCGGATCGATGATAGGAGGAATTCGGGAAACGCAGGAAATGCTTGATTTCTGTGCCGAACACCATATTGCTCCTGAAATTGAGATCATTCATGCCAATCAGATTGATGAAGCTTGGGAGCGGGTACTGGCTTCAGATGTCCGGTATCGGTTTGTGATCGACATCAGCACGATGGGGAATGAATAA
- a CDS encoding TetR/AcrR family transcriptional regulator has translation MAKPDRRIQKTQEALKNAVIGLMGEKDFDNITIQDIADRANLNRGTIYLHYQDKYDLLDKLIESHINEIAEMDKWACDEDWMDAFIPYFEYFKQNHLFFSTMLTSKGAGPSYFRTRLLAHCIAGFQCEIDRESGKNNNLKDDVILQYAGTAYVGVIEWWIINGMPYPPEVMAKQVGALLERSL, from the coding sequence ATGGCAAAGCCGGACCGGAGAATTCAGAAAACCCAGGAAGCTTTGAAGAATGCGGTTATCGGGCTAATGGGTGAAAAAGATTTCGACAATATCACCATCCAGGACATCGCAGACCGCGCTAATCTGAACCGGGGTACCATTTATCTGCATTATCAGGACAAATATGATTTATTAGACAAGCTCATTGAGTCGCACATTAATGAAATCGCAGAGATGGATAAATGGGCATGTGATGAAGACTGGATGGATGCTTTTATTCCTTATTTTGAATATTTCAAGCAAAACCATTTGTTTTTCTCCACAATGTTAACCAGTAAAGGGGCAGGCCCGTCCTATTTTAGAACCCGGCTTCTTGCTCACTGTATCGCAGGCTTTCAATGTGAGATTGACAGGGAGAGCGGCAAAAATAATAATCTAAAGGATGATGTGATTCTTCAGTATGCCGGAACCGCTTATGTAGGCGTAATTGAATGGTGGATCATAAACGGGATGCCCTATCCGCCGGAGGTAATGGCCAAACAGGTAGGCGCCCTGCTTGAGAGAAGTTTATAA
- a CDS encoding YmaF family protein: protein MEIPITGFVMHSGDSDSEHSHKLFINSWDGRPVNLHVHPFKGNTTVDDGHYHHYAGVTEPAPSGVPHVHNYYAETSFNDQHTHLIRGTTGPAIPLPGGHYHRFEGYTTINGRTPHAHRYSGNTGDEKEYRQ from the coding sequence ATGGAAATACCAATAACCGGCTTTGTTATGCATTCCGGTGATTCCGATTCCGAACATTCGCACAAACTTTTTATTAATTCGTGGGACGGAAGACCCGTAAATCTTCATGTTCATCCTTTTAAAGGAAATACCACAGTTGATGATGGGCATTACCACCATTACGCCGGAGTAACAGAGCCGGCTCCAAGCGGTGTTCCGCATGTTCATAATTATTATGCAGAAACATCATTTAACGATCAACATACGCACTTAATCAGGGGAACTACAGGACCAGCAATTCCCTTGCCGGGTGGGCATTACCACCGCTTTGAAGGGTATACAACAATAAACGGCAGAACTCCCCACGCCCATAGGTACAGTGGAAATACTGGAGACGAGAAAGAGTACCGGCAGTAA
- a CDS encoding ArsR/SmtB family transcription factor codes for MIKANGDPEFLLLYEALASEVRWRIMGFIADREINVKDIAAKLDLSPSIVTMHIRKLEQAGLIGCRRVRINGGTHKLCFLKQKNIEVELPSANHTTRIKEQTISVGHYTAFEVHPTCGLGTLEKEIGIWDDPRYFLDPERVHAAILWFGRGYVEYKTPNYLLPDQTPEAIEISMELASEAPGLRDHWLSDIQFTFNGVRLGTWTSPADFGRAARGKYTPEWWHRNVNQYGLLKTIRIDAQGTFMDGERMSDVTVEDIKLKEQFWTLRFTVDENSVNIGGLTLYGAGFGNHDQDIVIRMYLGDSTYTQE; via the coding sequence ATGATAAAAGCGAATGGGGACCCGGAGTTCCTGCTATTATATGAAGCGCTGGCCAGCGAAGTCAGGTGGAGAATTATGGGGTTCATCGCTGACCGCGAGATTAATGTGAAGGATATTGCAGCAAAGCTAGACCTTAGTCCTTCCATCGTCACCATGCACATCCGAAAACTCGAACAAGCCGGATTAATCGGCTGCCGCAGGGTGCGTATAAATGGAGGGACACATAAACTGTGTTTTCTGAAACAAAAAAACATCGAGGTCGAGCTGCCATCCGCCAACCATACCACGAGAATAAAGGAGCAAACGATTTCAGTCGGTCATTATACCGCTTTTGAAGTTCATCCTACATGCGGGCTGGGGACCCTGGAAAAAGAAATCGGAATTTGGGACGACCCTCGCTACTTTCTTGATCCCGAGCGTGTTCACGCTGCTATTTTGTGGTTCGGGAGGGGCTACGTAGAGTATAAAACACCTAACTACCTGCTTCCGGATCAGACTCCGGAGGCCATCGAAATTTCGATGGAGCTGGCTTCGGAAGCGCCCGGATTGAGAGACCATTGGCTATCGGATATCCAATTCACATTCAACGGTGTCCGGCTTGGAACTTGGACAAGCCCGGCAGACTTCGGGAGAGCGGCGCGCGGCAAATATACACCGGAATGGTGGCATCGGAATGTGAATCAATACGGATTGTTGAAGACGATACGCATTGACGCACAAGGAACATTTATGGATGGAGAGCGCATGTCGGATGTGACGGTTGAGGATATCAAGCTAAAGGAGCAATTCTGGACACTTCGTTTTACGGTGGACGAAAATTCCGTTAACATTGGAGGATTGACGCTATATGGGGCTGGATTCGGCAATCATGACCAGGATATCGTGATCCGCATGTATCTGGGCGATAGCACGTACACACAGGAATAG
- a CDS encoding glycoside hydrolase family 43 protein, translating into MKYNNPVIKGFYPDPSVCKVDNTYYLVCSSFQYFPGVPIFESKDLINWVQIGHCLTRTSQVQLDTVDSSGGVFAPTLRYNNGRFYMTTTNDTTRQNFYVWTDDIYGEWSEPIHVDQGGIDPDLYFEDSKTYFMSNGTDDYGVGGIIQCEIEIETGHKLTPSRSVWQGSGGRYLESPHLYKIHGRYYLLAAEGGTEYGHMITYARADSPSGPFEDYSNNPVLTNRNLGGYELQGVGHGDLVQDSDKNWWLIHLGFRQTGQYLTYHHLGREVFLTPVTFGDDGWFTAGHSGTTLMSFETERIADTIIQQEKKVFTFENTDWNLDWCYLRHPVPGNYLLEPDKIRLKGTGVTLDTPSSPTFIGIRQKDFNGVISCRISLTNGEAGITLYMDENHHYDLALRNHDHGYEIIERLNVGDIKSIEKAVELGHCNSATLVIKSNPTHYHFYAQIDDTEILLGSAHTKYLSSEVAGGFTGVLIGMYVTGESPDSHAEFTDFSCEYY; encoded by the coding sequence TTGAAATACAATAACCCGGTCATTAAAGGTTTCTACCCCGACCCAAGCGTTTGCAAAGTGGACAACACCTATTATTTGGTCTGCAGTTCCTTTCAGTATTTCCCTGGAGTGCCGATTTTTGAAAGTAAAGACCTGATTAATTGGGTACAAATCGGTCATTGCCTAACCCGGACAAGCCAGGTTCAGTTAGACACTGTGGACAGTTCCGGCGGCGTCTTTGCTCCCACCCTGCGTTACAACAACGGCCGATTCTACATGACAACTACCAATGATACTACACGCCAGAATTTCTATGTCTGGACTGATGATATTTACGGTGAATGGTCTGAACCCATTCATGTGGATCAAGGGGGAATCGATCCGGATTTATACTTTGAAGACAGCAAAACGTACTTCATGAGCAATGGGACAGATGATTATGGAGTTGGAGGTATTATCCAGTGCGAAATTGAAATTGAAACCGGACACAAGCTGACACCTAGCCGCTCGGTATGGCAGGGATCGGGCGGAAGATATCTGGAAAGCCCTCATTTGTACAAAATTCACGGACGATATTACCTCTTGGCAGCTGAGGGAGGAACCGAATATGGACATATGATCACATATGCACGGGCGGATTCTCCTTCCGGCCCGTTCGAAGACTATTCGAATAATCCCGTACTGACCAATCGTAATTTAGGCGGTTATGAACTGCAAGGGGTAGGACACGGGGATCTGGTTCAAGACTCAGATAAGAATTGGTGGCTTATTCATCTCGGATTCCGGCAGACCGGACAGTATCTTACGTATCATCACTTGGGACGCGAGGTATTTCTGACCCCAGTTACTTTTGGTGATGACGGCTGGTTTACAGCAGGTCATAGTGGCACCACTCTTATGAGCTTCGAGACAGAGCGTATCGCAGACACCATCATTCAACAAGAGAAAAAGGTCTTCACGTTTGAGAACACTGACTGGAATCTGGACTGGTGTTATCTGCGTCATCCGGTCCCAGGAAATTATCTGTTAGAACCCGATAAAATCCGGCTCAAAGGAACTGGAGTGACGCTGGATACTCCCTCCTCCCCGACCTTTATCGGGATTCGCCAGAAAGACTTCAACGGAGTGATTTCATGCCGTATCAGCCTTACTAACGGCGAAGCCGGTATCACTCTCTATATGGACGAAAATCACCATTATGATCTGGCCTTGCGTAACCATGATCACGGATACGAGATTATTGAACGGCTGAATGTCGGGGATATTAAATCAATTGAAAAAGCTGTAGAGCTGGGCCACTGCAACTCTGCAACCCTGGTTATCAAATCTAATCCTACTCACTATCACTTCTATGCTCAAATCGATGATACCGAGATTTTACTTGGATCTGCGCACACGAAATATCTCTCCTCAGAAGTAGCAGGAGGGTTCACCGGTGTACTGATCGGGATGTATGTCACTGGTGAAAGTCCCGATTCCCATGCGGAATTTACAGATTTCAGCTGTGAATACTATTAA
- a CDS encoding ATP-binding cassette domain-containing protein — translation MSESNQEYIVISGARENNLKNVSLRIPKRKITIFTGVSGSGKSSIVFDTIAAESTRLLNENFSMFVRNFLPRVPQPDTDAIENLSMAVIVDQKRLGGGSHSTMGTITDISPILRLLFSRVGQPYVGQAHMFSFNDPQGMCPECSGIGRRLGVDMSKALDMSRSLLEGAIMLPDYSVDGWDWNMLVNSGSFDPDKKLCDYSEEELELLLYGKARKVKMDFAGKATNITVEGVIEKFTNKYIKQDLKTKSERTQRAVAPYISEGPCNSCRGARLSQEALGCRINGLNIADLSSMEVGQLIRVIREIDDPIAAPVIKALTERLQHLVDIGLDYLTLDRETDTLSGGESQRVKMVKHLSGSLVDATYIFDEPSVGLHPRDVHRLNELLQKLRDKGNTVIVVEHDPDVIKVADHIVDVGPYAGSRGGTIVYEGSFGGLLEAGTLTGTHLKRPLQLKQDCRQPSGKLSIKDATLHNLQNVSVDIPTGVLTVVTGVAGSGKSTLINEVFLSQHPEAIVIDQSAVGVSTRSNPATYTGIMDDVRKAFASANKVSQGLFSFNSKGACENCQGLGVVYTDLAFLDSVKLPCEVCGGRRFKEEVLAYKLNGKSIAEVLEMTVEQALEFFQLKEVVRKLQAMSDVGLNYITLGQPLSTLSGGECQRIKLASELHKKGSIYVMDEPTTGLHMSDIGHLLEIMNRLVDAGNTVIVIEHNLDVVSQADWMIDMGPDGGSKGGQVVFEGTPQQIIHAEQSITGRYLM, via the coding sequence ATGAGTGAATCGAACCAGGAGTATATCGTAATCTCGGGTGCGAGAGAAAACAATCTCAAGAACGTATCTCTGCGCATCCCTAAGCGGAAGATCACGATCTTCACCGGAGTATCCGGATCGGGCAAGTCATCGATTGTCTTTGATACCATTGCCGCAGAATCCACGAGGCTGCTGAATGAGAACTTCAGCATGTTTGTGCGCAATTTCCTGCCCCGTGTTCCCCAACCGGATACGGACGCGATCGAGAACCTGAGCATGGCTGTTATTGTGGATCAGAAGCGCCTAGGCGGCGGTTCCCATTCCACGATGGGCACGATTACCGATATCTCTCCGATTCTCCGTCTTCTCTTCTCCCGGGTGGGCCAGCCTTATGTTGGACAAGCGCATATGTTTTCCTTCAACGATCCGCAAGGCATGTGTCCCGAGTGCAGCGGCATCGGCCGCAGGCTGGGAGTAGACATGAGCAAGGCGCTGGATATGTCAAGATCGCTCCTTGAAGGGGCAATTATGCTGCCGGACTATTCGGTGGACGGCTGGGACTGGAACATGCTTGTGAATTCAGGGTCCTTTGATCCCGATAAGAAGTTATGCGATTATTCGGAGGAAGAGCTGGAGTTACTGCTGTACGGCAAGGCACGGAAAGTTAAAATGGATTTTGCCGGGAAGGCGACGAACATTACAGTGGAAGGCGTCATCGAGAAGTTCACCAACAAATACATCAAGCAGGACTTGAAGACCAAGTCCGAGCGCACACAGCGGGCTGTTGCGCCGTATATCTCCGAGGGTCCTTGCAACAGCTGCCGTGGTGCGAGACTCAGCCAGGAGGCGCTCGGCTGCAGGATCAATGGACTCAACATCGCAGACCTGTCTTCGATGGAGGTCGGACAGTTGATCCGTGTCATCCGGGAGATTGATGATCCCATCGCCGCGCCGGTCATCAAGGCACTGACGGAGCGGCTGCAGCATCTGGTGGATATCGGACTGGACTATTTGACACTGGACCGGGAGACGGATACATTGTCCGGCGGCGAGTCGCAGCGCGTCAAGATGGTGAAGCACCTCAGCGGCAGTCTGGTGGATGCCACTTACATCTTCGATGAACCCAGCGTCGGATTGCACCCCCGCGATGTGCACCGGTTAAATGAATTGCTGCAGAAGCTGCGCGACAAGGGTAATACCGTGATTGTCGTCGAGCATGACCCGGATGTGATCAAGGTGGCGGATCATATCGTCGATGTTGGTCCTTACGCTGGCAGCCGCGGCGGTACCATCGTATATGAAGGAAGCTTCGGGGGCTTGCTGGAGGCAGGCACGCTGACAGGCACCCATTTGAAGCGGCCGCTCCAACTGAAGCAGGATTGCAGACAGCCATCCGGCAAGCTGTCCATCAAAGATGCCACATTGCACAACCTGCAGAACGTGAGTGTAGATATTCCAACCGGAGTGCTGACAGTTGTTACAGGTGTCGCCGGTTCGGGGAAGAGTACCCTCATTAACGAAGTATTCCTGAGTCAGCATCCGGAGGCGATTGTCATCGACCAATCGGCGGTAGGAGTGTCAACACGCTCGAATCCTGCGACCTACACGGGCATTATGGATGATGTGCGCAAGGCGTTTGCTTCTGCCAACAAGGTGAGTCAGGGCTTGTTCAGCTTCAACTCCAAAGGGGCCTGCGAGAACTGTCAAGGACTGGGTGTTGTGTATACAGACCTGGCATTTCTCGACAGCGTGAAACTGCCTTGTGAAGTATGCGGAGGCAGACGGTTCAAGGAAGAGGTGCTCGCGTACAAGCTGAACGGCAAGTCCATTGCAGAAGTCCTGGAGATGACTGTGGAGCAGGCATTGGAATTCTTTCAGCTAAAAGAGGTTGTGCGCAAGCTCCAGGCGATGAGCGATGTGGGCCTGAACTATATTACACTCGGCCAGCCGTTAAGCACACTTTCGGGTGGGGAATGCCAGCGCATCAAGCTGGCAAGCGAGCTGCACAAGAAGGGCAGCATCTATGTGATGGACGAGCCGACGACCGGCCTGCATATGTCAGATATCGGTCACCTGCTGGAGATCATGAACCGCCTCGTGGATGCCGGCAATACGGTAATCGTCATCGAGCATAACCTCGATGTGGTCAGCCAGGCGGATTGGATGATCGATATGGGACCGGATGGAGGCAGTAAGGGTGGTCAAGTGGTGTTCGAGGGTACACCTCAGCAGATCATTCATGCAGAGCAGTCAATCACGGGGAGATATTTGATGTAA